The genomic DNA CCGATTATCTTTTTAACCGCTTTTGATGATGAGGTAAATGTCGTATTAGGTTTAGAAATTGGCGGGGATGATTATGTCACTAAGCCATTTCGGGTAAAAGAATTAGTCTCGCGAATAAAAGCAGTATTAAGACGCAGTAAAACTAAACAGGTGTATAAAGAAATATTGCGAAGCGGAAATATAGAATTACATACGTTAACAGTCATGTTAAAGAAAAATGGTGAAGATATCCCATTAACCGCTCAAGAATACAAGCTTTTGCTTATTTTTATGAATAATCCAAAGATCGTATTAAGCAAGGATACCATTTTTGAAAAGCTATTGGAAACGTCTACTCCTTTCATGGATGATAATACGTTAGCTGTTTATATTAAAAGACTTCGAGAAAAAGTCGAGGATGTGCCTTCACGTCCGCAATATATCGTTACGCAAAGAGGGCTCGGCTATAAATGGAATATGAACGTCATAAAGGAGAAAAAACATGAGAAACTTAATGAAAAATCCAGAATTAAAAAGAAGCTCAATCTGGCTTGTGATCATCATGATCTTATTTTTATGTATTTCATATGTAGTCATCTCCTTTGTAGCTAATCAATATAAGAAAAGTTTAATAGAAAATAATGCAGTAATTGTTGGAACGATCTTAAAAGAACATCCTGAATGGGAAAATGATGTTGTCCCTTTGGTTACAAAAGGTTTAAATGAACAGGAAAAGCAAGCTGGTTTAAAAGTGTTACAACAATAGGGTTATGATAAGGAATTAGCAATACATTTTATACCTAGTGTGATAAATTTGCAAAACAACTTAATATATATAATATTTGGGATTGTTATTGCTGTATTTATCATTTTATTTATCTTTAATTATGCACAGTTTAAAAGTTTATATCGAAAAATAAATAGTATTACTGAAGTTTCTAATGATGTTCTTGAAGGTCGTCATCAAGTAATCCTTCATGAAAACGAAGAGGGTGAATTTGCAAAGTTAATATATAGCATTAATAATATGAGTGCTTCAATTAGAAATAATATTATGGCGTTAGAAAAAGAAAAGAAATTTCTTGTCAATTTATTATCAGACATATCACACCAACTTAAAACCCCGCTTTCATCATTAATGATGTTTAATGAGTTGCTAACAGAAAGAGAAATAGAAGATGCACAACGAAAACGATTTTTGAAAAGCAGTCAAGTTCAATTGAAACGGATGGAGTGGTTAATTAAAAGCTTATTAAAGCTAGCAAAGCTAGATGCAGGAGCCATTGTCTTTAAAAAAGTAGACCAATCGTTAAATGAAACAATTTCCCAAACGATTGAAATGATTAAAAAACGCAGTGAAGAGGAAAAGGTAGAGATTAAACTAATAGAAAGCGAAGATATTCATATGGCACACGATCGGGAATGGCTAAGTGAAGCGCTTATGAATATGATTAAAAATGCAGTAGAACATACTGAAAAAGATGGGTGTATCACTGTTTCAGTTGAAGACTCGCCATTGTTTTACCGGATTTTTATTTCTGATACGGGTGAGGGAATTGAACCAAATCAATTGCCGCATATTTTTAAACGGTTTTATCGAATTAAGAGCAAAAAGCAAAACGATTCGGTTGGAATCGGTCTTTCGCTTAGTCAATCGATAGTAGAGGGGCAAGGCGGTTTAATCGAGGTTGACAGTATCCTTGGCGAGGGAACGACTTTTCAGATTTTGTTCCCGAAATATTAGGCTATGTGATACAATATCGTGTTTTAGCCTTACATAAATTTAGCCAATAAAATAAAACAGAGTGTCAAATGAGGACACCCTGTTCTATTTAAATTCTTGCTGATATGGTTCTATATGAACATGTACGTAACTATTTCGATGTTGAAGTTGGACTTGGTTTTCAATTTCTTCCGTTATTTCATGACTCTCAACAACGTTTAGCTGTGGATCGACAGAAATAGTGACATCTACAAAAAGGTATTTTCCATGTGTTCGTCCCCTTATATTATTAATCGAACGAACTTCAGGTATCTCGCTAATTATTTTTGAAATACTTATAAGAGTTTTGTTATCAAATCCATCTGTTAATAAAAAAGCTGCGTCTTTAAAAATAACTACCGCTGTTTTGCAAATAATCATGCCAACAATGATGGCTGTTAACGGATCAAGCCATGGTAACCCGATTAAGGAGCCGATAATACCAATAAAAGCACCGATGCTGACAAGGGCGTCTGATCGATTATCGTACGCAGCTGCCTTTAACGATGAGCTGTTAATTTGATTCGCTAGCTTAAGGTTATACCGATAAACAATATACATGACAAAGGCTGAAAATAAAGCCGTCCAAGCAGTTAACATGTTCGGAGCCAGTTGTTCCTTCGTTGTAATCGAAATGGTTGCCTGAAATAAAACTTGAATACCGACTAATATCATAATGAATGCTGCAATTAAAGAAGAAATTGATTCTGCTCGTAAGTGCCCATAATGATGATCGTCGTCAGGAGGTTTTCGAGAAATTTTCAGACCTATCAAAATCGCAATTGAAGCAACAACATCTGTCGAGTTATTTAAGCCGTCTGCTTTTAACGCTTCGGAATTTCCGAAATAACCGACAATCAGCTTTAAGGCAGATAAACATATATAGGCAATAATACTAAACCAAGCACCTTTTTCACCCATTTTTAAATCATTGTATGTATCCATGGAAACTCCTCCAAAACTTTCATCACCTAGCTTAAGCTTATCAAATGAAGCGAATGTGGGTCTAGAGCAATGATGTAAGCTATATCCACGGTTTTTGAGGAGGTGTAAACATGTTGTGTTTATGCAAAGATTACATCATTTTCTTTAGGTGTTCAGTGCAATTAAATAAATGTAAAAACCACTCATGATCGTTCTTTTTTAAAATCGACACGGACGTATTATGTATTTCAATTTCGTTATAATCTTTTAAGATTATTTTTAACATTTTATTAATAGTTATTCCATGACTAATGACAATGATTTTTTTTTCATTTAATGGATGAATGATGTCGTAAAAAAACTGAGCGACTCTCAGTTCGATTTTTTCATTTTCTTCGATGCCATGATGAAGTTCCCGCCAGTATTTTCCCCATTGTGCCATGCGGTCTATTTCGATTGTCCCTTCTAATCTGCCAAAATATCTTTCTCGCAACCGTTTATCAATCATCACTTGTAAACCCATTTTTTCTGCTAAAATATTAGCTGTTTCTTTCGCTCTTTGCAAATCACTAGAATAGATGATATCCCACTTCTCTCCTACTAACCGGTTTGCTAAAGCAAGTACTTGTTCTTTACCTTTTTCACTTAACGGAATGTTTTGATGTCCTTGTAATTTATTTATTTCATTCCATTCGGTTATTCCATGTCTAATTAAAGCTAACGTCGTCACAAAAATTCCCCCTTAACAATACAATCATGATCATACACGACATTCCGCTGTGCTCGCTTATTCCCGTCTAAATAGGGATGCGTATATTTTACATGAATAAAGGAATAGTTCAACTTAAAAAGGGGAGTAATTCGCTCGAGAACATTGCTAAATTTGTTCCTTTTTTTTTTGCTGTGATATAATCAGCCTTAGTTAACGAAATGGCATTTAAAGTGATCGAAAAATATATTGTTTATGGAGTGTGAAGGGATTGTTTAAAGTTGGCGTCGTTGGTCCTTCTCTTTCTGTTGAAAGGATATTAGATGTTGGAAAGGAATTTGAAAGTGAATTAACATTTCTTTCGTATCCGTATCATGAAGCCTATGAAACAACAAAAATTGTAAAAGAGCATGAGAATGAAGTAGACGCATGGTTATTTTCTGGTCCAATTCCATATACAATTGCCAAAGATGCACTTGGAACAGATAAAAGATTAACTGGCGTTTTTTTTCTCGAAACAGGTTTTTATAAATCCTTTTTAAATTTATTTTTTAAAAAAGGAACAATGTTTGAAGGGATTAGTATTGATATTCCGTTAGGCGAAAATGTCGTTGATGAAGCCCTTGCACAGTTAGATATAAGACCTAACAATGTATATGTAAAAAAATTTGATGCTCATATTGATTACATGAAGCTCTACCATCATCATCAACGTCTATGGAAAGAAGGAAAGATTGAAGCTGTTTTAACGTGTTATCCTCAAGTGAAAGAACTTCTTGAAAACGATGGTATCGCAGCAAATTGGATTAGTACAACGCGGCTTGAAACAAGACAAACGTTACAAGTTCTTGTTGAGAAAGCTAGGGCAAAATACTTTAAAAATACACAAATTGCTGTCTGTATCGTTGAGATCGAGGAGGCAAAGGTTCAATCGCAAAAAGACTTTCTTTCTTACGATTTGCAATATACTGATTTAAAAATGAATGAGGAGTTGCTCCACTTAAGCAGAAGCTTAAACGGATCATTTTTAAAGCTTGGAAGCGGCAGTTACATTATTTTCAGTTCTCGTGGCGAAATGGAGCATAAATTACCAGTGTTACAAAAAACTACCGAGGTGTTAATACGTGAATGGAAACGTTCAGTCCTTACTGGAATTGGGTTTGGTGATTCGGCTATTGCAGCTGAGTTTAATGCAAGACGGGCTGTTCAACTTTCAAAGGAGGAAACAGGGAAAAAAATAATGATCATTGACGATGACGGGAGAACTGTTGAATTTATGAACGAAGAAAATATCCTTTCATATGGATCTTCAAGTCATGATGAACTGCTCGTTAAAAAGCTTCAGCATGTTAATGTTAGCGTACAAACTTATGAAAAAGTAAAGGCTTGTGTTGATAAAAAGGGCTGGACATCCTTTACAACGAAAGATTTGGCTCTTGAACTGAATATGAGTGATCGAAACGCACAAAGGATCGTCTCAACTCTTTGTAAAGCTGAGCTCTTAAAAGATGTCGGAGAAACAAAAAAGCATAATAAAGGTAGACCGAGCAAGTTGTATACATTTAGTCGATAAAAAGCTGGCTTTTTAGACTTCGTTTTAAGCATATCAACGAGCATTCTCAATAGTCTTTAGGAACTTAATTTTATGGTTAAACTAAAAGCTTCAAAAAGGAAGCTTTTTTTAGGCTGTTGACAAACGCTCGCATTCTTCGTAGCTTACACTTCGTAGTAAGTTCATGAACTACAAATTTTATTTGCCTCCGCCTTATGCTGCGGAAGTGTTTTCCCCAGTCTGAGTAAAATTGATTTAAATAATGACTTTGTCTGTAAACTCTAAAAAGCTTCAAGAAAGAAGCTTTTTTTATTTTAATTATTGCAAAATTCGGATTACACAAATATAATTGAATTTAACGAAATTGTCGTTAAATATACGTTATTTAAGAAGGAGAGTTTTAAATGGAGGGTAGGCAGCTAGAAGAACAAATCGAAGAAGTCTATGAAAGCGTTATTAAATGGAGAAGATATTTACATCAACATCCGGAATTATCCTTTCAAGAGGTAAACACTTCGCAATTCATTTTTGACACATTATCAAACTTTGAAAATCTCGAATTATCAAGACCAACGAAAACGAGTGTTGTTGCCCGCTTAAAGGGAACAAAGCCTGGAAAACGAGTAGCATTGCGAGCAGATATAGACGCGCTTCCAATTAAGGAGGAAACAGGTCTACCATTTGCTTCTAAAAATAATGGGGTTATGCATGCTTGCGGACATGATGGGCATACAGCAATGCTTCTAGGTGCAGCAAAAGTGTTAAGCGAATCTATTGACGAACTAAGCGGAGAAATTATTTTTATTTTCCAACATGCTGAAGAAGTGCCGCCTGGAGGCGCTCAAGAATTGGTTAAAGCAGGGGTAGTAAACGGTATCGATAAAATAATTGGGATGCATCTTATGCCTGCAATTCCACTAGGTAAAATTGGAATTACACTAGGGGCATCAACAACTGCTTCAGATCTGTTTGATATTATTGTTCAAGGCAAAGCGGGTCACGCATCCTCTCCACAAGACTCGATTGATTCCTTAGCAATAGGGGCGCAAATCGTAAGCAGTTTACATCATATCGTTTCGAGAGATATTTCTCCATTGGAGAGTAGTGTCATTTCAGTAACGAGATTTCATAGTGGTGATGCTTACAATGTCATCCCAGGAACTGCAACAATTGGCGGGTCAGTCCGAAGTTTTTCAGAAGAAGTGCGAGAAAAACTGCGGCAACGTATTGAAGAAGTGGCACAAGGAGTTGCAACAGCATATGGGGCAAAGATCACTTTTCAGTATATGTATGGATATAGTGCAGTAGTCAATGATGAGACTGTTACGAAAGAATTATTAGCTGTTATCAAAAAACAATTTCCAGACAATTGTATCGAGTTTTTACCACCAATGTTAGGTGGAGAGGATTTCTCTGCTTTCAGTAATGAAATCCCTGGGTGCTATATTAGGCTTGGAGCAGGAAATGTAGACAAAGGAATCATCCATCCTCTTCATCATCCGAGCTTTAATATAGAAGAGCTTGCCTTAAAATATGGAGTAAAGATTTATGTAAATGCAGCTTTAAGCTTAACGAAAAGCTGATATGTAAACGTTTTAAAAAGTGAGGAGGGATTATTTTGGAATTAGAAAAGAATGTAAAATCAGAAAAGCGTCAAGGTTTTTTTAACAAAATGCTCGATAAAATTGAATATGCAGGAAACAAATTACCTGATCCGATCGTATTGTTTGTTATTCTCTCTGCAATCATTATTTTGGCTTCCTATGTATTATCATTATTGAATATTTCTGCTGTAAATCCTGCAACTAATGAGAAAGTGGTTGTTCATAATCTTCTTTCTAAAGACGGATTGATTGAAATATTAACTGGTATGGTAAAAAACTTTAGTGAATTTCCGCCTCTCGGAGCGGTATTAGTCGTGATGATTGGTGTTGGTTTAGCTGATGAAAGCGGATTTTTTTCGGTATTAATGAAACGAGCGGTCGTGGCCACACCAAAAAAGATTATTATTCCTAGTATTATTTTTATTGCGATTGTTGGAAATGTTGCTGCAGATGCAACACAAGTTGTTTTACCGCCGATAGCCGCAGCTGTGCTTATGGCTTTCGGATATCATCCGCTCGTTGGACTTGTAGTTGCATACGCTTCGACAGTTGGTGCCTTCTCAGCCAATATTATGATTGGAATGACCGATACGTTAGCCGCTGGATTCACAGAAATTGGTGCAAAGGCAGTTAATCCTGATTATGTAGCGAACCCTGCGATGAACTATTATTTTATTGCAGTATCTGCATTTTTCCTATTAATTGTTGCAACTTGGGTCACCTATAAATTTACGATTCCTCGATTTGGAACATACACTGGTATGGCAGTCGAAATGGAGAAAATAACTGAGCTTGAAAAACGCGGATTAAGGTGGTCTGGAATAGTTTTTCTCGTATTTATTATCATTACTTTAATTTTAGTTTTGCCGCAGAATGGTATTTTACGAAACCCAGAAACAGGATCGCTCATTCAAGATTCACCATTTATGGCAGCGATTGTGCCATTAATTACGATTTTCTTTTTAATACCGGGTCTTTTTTATGGTTTGGGGTCGAAAACAATTCGTTCGTCAAAAGATTTTGCTGACATGCTAGGAAAAGCGATGAGTACGATGGGGCCATATATCGTATTAGTTTTCGTTACAGCACAAATGCTCGCATACTTTAGCTCAAGTAATTTAGGTCCGATTATTGCTATTAAAGGAGCAGAATTTTTAGAGTCTGTTGGATTTACAGGGATCCCACTCTTCATTTTCTTTATTATTTTTGTTGGATTTGTTAATATTTTGATCGGAAGTGCTTCAGCAAAATGGGCAATTCTTGCTCCTATTTTCGTGCCAATGTTTATGATTCTTGGATATGATCCTGCGTTCACACAGGCAATGTATAGAATAGGAGATTCAATCACTAATCCAATCACACCAATGTTGCCGTATTTAGTGTTATTATTATCATTTGCGAAACAGTATGATAAGAAGACAGGTCTTGGTACATTAATTTCAGCATTATTCCCATACACAATATTTTTCGGAATATTCTGGATACTGCTGTTAATTGTTTGGTATTTGTTAGGAATACCTGTAGGTCCACAAGGGCCAATTTATTTACCATCATAAAAAAGCTTAAAAATATATGTTAATAAAATATTAGGAAGAAAAAAATGAACCTCTTCCAATTAAAAGGAAGAGGTTGGTATTTCTTCATGAGATACTTGTACTTGTTGGTCTTCTTCATTTACTTTATGGTGATTTCTTATCACTTCGATCAGCTTAATATGATGGTCTTCTTTCTCAAGAATTTTGAAGGAATATGTGTCGTGCTCGACAACATCCCCCTCTTTAGCATCAAAATTTTCTGTTAACAGCCATCCGCCTATCGTATCAACGTCTTCATCATCAATATGAAGGTTTAATAGCTCATTTACTTCACTTACTAATACTTTAGAGTCAATAATATAATGGTCATCATTAATTTTTTGAATTGAGGGCATTTCATCTAAATCAAACTCATCTCTTATCTCACCGACGATTTCCTCGATAATATCTTCAACTGTTACAAGTCCGGATGTTCCCCCATACTCATCCATTAATATTGACATATGAATTCGTTCTTTTTGCATTTTAATAAGTAACTCATGAATTGGTATTGTATCAATCACACGAATAATTGGTCTGATATATGAATCTAGCTTTGTATTCGCCAGTTCTTTATTAACAATTAAATCAGTCAAGACCTCTTTCACATTAACTAGACCGACAATATGGTCT from Bacillus aquiflavi includes the following:
- a CDS encoding response regulator transcription factor, whose protein sequence is MIKILLLEDDEALAMGMEFTLKEEGYHVVKAGLVKDCIHMIDNEQFDLALLDISLPDGSGYDVCKYIRAKSEMPIIFLTAFDDEVNVVLGLEIGGDDYVTKPFRVKELVSRIKAVLRRSKTKQVYKEILRSGNIELHTLTVMLKKNGEDIPLTAQEYKLLLIFMNNPKIVLSKDTIFEKLLETSTPFMDDNTLAVYIKRLREKVEDVPSRPQYIVTQRGLGYKWNMNVIKEKKHEKLNEKSRIKKKLNLACDHHDLIFMYFICSHLLCS
- a CDS encoding sensor histidine kinase: MQNNLIYIIFGIVIAVFIILFIFNYAQFKSLYRKINSITEVSNDVLEGRHQVILHENEEGEFAKLIYSINNMSASIRNNIMALEKEKKFLVNLLSDISHQLKTPLSSLMMFNELLTEREIEDAQRKRFLKSSQVQLKRMEWLIKSLLKLAKLDAGAIVFKKVDQSLNETISQTIEMIKKRSEEEKVEIKLIESEDIHMAHDREWLSEALMNMIKNAVEHTEKDGCITVSVEDSPLFYRIFISDTGEGIEPNQLPHIFKRFYRIKSKKQNDSVGIGLSLSQSIVEGQGGLIEVDSILGEGTTFQILFPKY
- a CDS encoding cation diffusion facilitator family transporter, coding for MDTYNDLKMGEKGAWFSIIAYICLSALKLIVGYFGNSEALKADGLNNSTDVVASIAILIGLKISRKPPDDDHHYGHLRAESISSLIAAFIMILVGIQVLFQATISITTKEQLAPNMLTAWTALFSAFVMYIVYRYNLKLANQINSSSLKAAAYDNRSDALVSIGAFIGIIGSLIGLPWLDPLTAIIVGMIICKTAVVIFKDAAFLLTDGFDNKTLISISKIISEIPEVRSINNIRGRTHGKYLFVDVTISVDPQLNVVESHEITEEIENQVQLQHRNSYVHVHIEPYQQEFK
- a CDS encoding histidine phosphatase family protein, translating into MTTLALIRHGITEWNEINKLQGHQNIPLSEKGKEQVLALANRLVGEKWDIIYSSDLQRAKETANILAEKMGLQVMIDKRLRERYFGRLEGTIEIDRMAQWGKYWRELHHGIEENEKIELRVAQFFYDIIHPLNEKKIIVISHGITINKMLKIILKDYNEIEIHNTSVSILKKNDHEWFLHLFNCTEHLKKMM
- a CDS encoding M20 metallopeptidase family protein, producing the protein MEGRQLEEQIEEVYESVIKWRRYLHQHPELSFQEVNTSQFIFDTLSNFENLELSRPTKTSVVARLKGTKPGKRVALRADIDALPIKEETGLPFASKNNGVMHACGHDGHTAMLLGAAKVLSESIDELSGEIIFIFQHAEEVPPGGAQELVKAGVVNGIDKIIGMHLMPAIPLGKIGITLGASTTASDLFDIIVQGKAGHASSPQDSIDSLAIGAQIVSSLHHIVSRDISPLESSVISVTRFHSGDAYNVIPGTATIGGSVRSFSEEVREKLRQRIEEVAQGVATAYGAKITFQYMYGYSAVVNDETVTKELLAVIKKQFPDNCIEFLPPMLGGEDFSAFSNEIPGCYIRLGAGNVDKGIIHPLHHPSFNIEELALKYGVKIYVNAALSLTKS
- a CDS encoding AbgT family transporter, which encodes MLDKIEYAGNKLPDPIVLFVILSAIIILASYVLSLLNISAVNPATNEKVVVHNLLSKDGLIEILTGMVKNFSEFPPLGAVLVVMIGVGLADESGFFSVLMKRAVVATPKKIIIPSIIFIAIVGNVAADATQVVLPPIAAAVLMAFGYHPLVGLVVAYASTVGAFSANIMIGMTDTLAAGFTEIGAKAVNPDYVANPAMNYYFIAVSAFFLLIVATWVTYKFTIPRFGTYTGMAVEMEKITELEKRGLRWSGIVFLVFIIITLILVLPQNGILRNPETGSLIQDSPFMAAIVPLITIFFLIPGLFYGLGSKTIRSSKDFADMLGKAMSTMGPYIVLVFVTAQMLAYFSSSNLGPIIAIKGAEFLESVGFTGIPLFIFFIIFVGFVNILIGSASAKWAILAPIFVPMFMILGYDPAFTQAMYRIGDSITNPITPMLPYLVLLLSFAKQYDKKTGLGTLISALFPYTIFFGIFWILLLIVWYLLGIPVGPQGPIYLPS